One Poecilia reticulata strain Guanapo linkage group LG4, Guppy_female_1.0+MT, whole genome shotgun sequence genomic window carries:
- the LOC103463149 gene encoding survival motor neuron protein-like isoform X3: MEEVVVNDTEATPSETPEMSQLREAEALVEMGRREKQKEEKLDGQTDTEAVKVGAQCWAAWSEDRTVDPVMAADGERPRIRSSVYGNEEDVAGSVQRSPSATVQTQNPHPQDWKPGSRCRAVYSADGLVYPAVVLWVKDQRCRVRYDEYNNEEELDVSSLLHPDELRGPSRAAAVTKGSSWIPSSPSSNLDWRRQRRDSSKEDRGRERTSTPRDNPNMMKAGSKNENTAEKETAEKRKGDPTNIFLPPFPPPQIGSVSPLSFIPPPLPPLPPAWTVQGKEVGDCPDVGAVTNLFMLWYMCGFHTGSFLAQQRSTPPSKD, from the exons ATG GAGGAGGTTGTGGTAAACGACACCGAGGCGACCCCGAGCGAAACTCCTGAAATGTCTCAG CTCAGAGAAGCTGAAGCTTTGGTGGAGATGGGCaggagagaaaagcagaaggaagaaaagctggacggacagacagacactGAGGCAGTaaag GTGGGCGCTCAGTGTTGGGCTGCGTGGTCAGAGGACAGGACCGTCGACCCGGTGATGGCGGCTGATGGCGAGCGCCCCAGGATTCGCTCCAGTGTCTACGGCAACGAGGAGGACGTGGCCGGGAGCGTGCAGCGGAGTCCCAGCGCTACAGTGCAAACGCAGAACCCACATCCTCAG gacTGGAAGCCCGGGTCGCGTTGCCGGGCCGTTTACTCGGCCGACGGCCTGGTTTACCCCGCTGTGGTGCTGTGGGTCAAAGATCAGCGCTGCCGCGTTCGCTACGACGAGTACAACAACGAGGAGGAGCTGGACGTCAGCAGCCTGCTGCATCCTGACGAGCTGCGCGGCCCGAGCAGAGCCGCAGCCGTAACCAAG GGCAGCAGCTGGATTCCCAGTTCTCCCAGCAGCAACCTGGACtggaggagacagaggagagaCTCGAGCAAAGAAGACAGAGGACGGGAGAGGACGTCCACACCGAGAGACAATCCAAACATG atgaaagcaggATCTAAGAATGAGAACACAGCGGAGAAAGAAACCgcagagaaaaggaaaggaGACCCGACTAACATCTTCCTCCCtccgtttcctcctcctcagatCGGATCAGTG AGCCCTCTGTCCTTcatccctcctcccctccctcctcttcctcctgcctgGACGGTCCAGGGGAAGGAAGTGGGCGACTGCCCGGACGTCGGCGCCGTCACCAACCTGTTCATGCTGTGGTACATGTGTGGCTTCCACACCGGCAGCTTCCTG gctCAGCAGAGATCCACACCGCCCTCCAAAGACTAA
- the LOC103463149 gene encoding actin cytoskeleton-regulatory complex protein PAN1-like isoform X1 codes for MKENCVPHEAVEPEEVVVNDTEATPSETPEMSQLREAEALVEMGRREKQKEEKLDGQTDTEAVKVGAQCWAAWSEDRTVDPVMAADGERPRIRSSVYGNEEDVAGSVQRSPSATVQTQNPHPQDWKPGSRCRAVYSADGLVYPAVVLWVKDQRCRVRYDEYNNEEELDVSSLLHPDELRGPSRAAAVTKGSSWIPSSPSSNLDWRRQRRDSSKEDRGRERTSTPRDNPNMMKAGSKNENTAEKETAEKRKGDPTNIFLPPFPPPQIGSVSPLSFIPPPLPPLPPAWTVQGKEVGDCPDVGAVTNLFMLWYMCGFHTGSFLAQQRSTPPSKD; via the exons ATGAAAGAAAACTGCGTTCCTCACGAAGCCGTGGAGccg GAGGAGGTTGTGGTAAACGACACCGAGGCGACCCCGAGCGAAACTCCTGAAATGTCTCAG CTCAGAGAAGCTGAAGCTTTGGTGGAGATGGGCaggagagaaaagcagaaggaagaaaagctggacggacagacagacactGAGGCAGTaaag GTGGGCGCTCAGTGTTGGGCTGCGTGGTCAGAGGACAGGACCGTCGACCCGGTGATGGCGGCTGATGGCGAGCGCCCCAGGATTCGCTCCAGTGTCTACGGCAACGAGGAGGACGTGGCCGGGAGCGTGCAGCGGAGTCCCAGCGCTACAGTGCAAACGCAGAACCCACATCCTCAG gacTGGAAGCCCGGGTCGCGTTGCCGGGCCGTTTACTCGGCCGACGGCCTGGTTTACCCCGCTGTGGTGCTGTGGGTCAAAGATCAGCGCTGCCGCGTTCGCTACGACGAGTACAACAACGAGGAGGAGCTGGACGTCAGCAGCCTGCTGCATCCTGACGAGCTGCGCGGCCCGAGCAGAGCCGCAGCCGTAACCAAG GGCAGCAGCTGGATTCCCAGTTCTCCCAGCAGCAACCTGGACtggaggagacagaggagagaCTCGAGCAAAGAAGACAGAGGACGGGAGAGGACGTCCACACCGAGAGACAATCCAAACATG atgaaagcaggATCTAAGAATGAGAACACAGCGGAGAAAGAAACCgcagagaaaaggaaaggaGACCCGACTAACATCTTCCTCCCtccgtttcctcctcctcagatCGGATCAGTG AGCCCTCTGTCCTTcatccctcctcccctccctcctcttcctcctgcctgGACGGTCCAGGGGAAGGAAGTGGGCGACTGCCCGGACGTCGGCGCCGTCACCAACCTGTTCATGCTGTGGTACATGTGTGGCTTCCACACCGGCAGCTTCCTG gctCAGCAGAGATCCACACCGCCCTCCAAAGACTAA
- the gadd45ba gene encoding growth arrest and DNA-damage-inducible, beta a, with protein MTLEEVDGTNSTEQKMETVSQAVEELLVAAQRQDCLTVGVYESAKLMNVDPDSVVLCLLATDEEDEDDIALQIHFTLLQAFCCDNDINIVRVSGVRRLSQLLGEDTEDSNGNEPRDLHCILVTNPPVQPLQCQALQHISSFCEQSRCSNQWVPYLELRDG; from the exons ATGACTCTGGAGGAGGTCGACGGAACCAACAGCACCGAGCAAAA GATGGAGACGGTGAGTCAGgctgtggaggagctgctggtcGCGGCGCAGCGGCAGGACTGCCTCACGGTGGGGGTGTACGAGTCCGCCAAGCTCATGAATGT AGATCCGGACAGCGTGGTTCTGTGTCTCCTCGCCACggatgaggaagatgaggatgaCATCGCGCTGCAGATCCACTTCACGCTGCTCCAGGCTTTCTGCTGTGACAACGACATCAACATCGTGCGGGTTTCCGGCGTGCGGCGGCTGTCGCAGCTGCTGGGGGAAGACACCGAGGACAGCAACGGCAACGAGCCGCGGGACCTGCACTGCATCCTGGTCACG AACCCTCCGGTGCAGCCACTGCAGTGCCAGGCCCTGCAGCACATCAGCAGCTTCTGCGAGCAGAGCCGCTGCAGCAACCAGTGGGTCCCCTACCTGGAGCTGCGGGACGGCTGA
- the LOC103463151 gene encoding cocaine- and amphetamine-regulated transcript protein-like isoform X1: MVNASMLLLSAACWLLVALGRCDERLEERSPEYDVIKTEEEKELIEALQEVLEKLKNKQLPSSEKKLGWLPPVSSASPADTGGSGCLTATLSHAAPVSSVRCVKERGSGSCVDVPEERCATSASCSVHRDAAQTKQ; the protein is encoded by the exons ATGGTCAACGCCAGCATGCTGCTGCTCAGCGCCGCCTGCTGGCTGCTGGTGGCGCTGGGCCGCTGCGACGAGCGGCTAGAGGAGCGATCGCCCGAGTACGACGTCATCAAGACcgaggaggagaaggagctg ATCGAGGCTCTGCAGGAAGTCCTGGAGAAGCTGAAGAACAAACAGCTGCCGTCGTCGGAGAAGAAGCTCGGCTGGCTTCCACCTGTAAGCTCCGCCTCGCCTGCAGACACGGGGGGCTCTGGGTGTCTAACCGCAACACTTTCCCA TGCGGCGCCGGTGAGCAGTGTGCGGTGCGTAAAGGAGCGAGGATCGGGAAGCTGTGTGGATGTCCCAGAGGAACGTTGTGCAACTTCAGCGTCCTGCAGTGTGCATAGAGACGCTGCACAAACCAAACAATAA
- the LOC103463151 gene encoding cocaine- and amphetamine-regulated transcript protein-like isoform X2 — protein MVNASMLLLSAACWLLVALGRCDERLEERSPEYDVIKTEEEKELIEALQEVLEKLKNKQLPSSEKKLGWLPPCGAGEQCAVRKGARIGKLCGCPRGTLCNFSVLQCA, from the exons ATGGTCAACGCCAGCATGCTGCTGCTCAGCGCCGCCTGCTGGCTGCTGGTGGCGCTGGGCCGCTGCGACGAGCGGCTAGAGGAGCGATCGCCCGAGTACGACGTCATCAAGACcgaggaggagaaggagctg ATCGAGGCTCTGCAGGAAGTCCTGGAGAAGCTGAAGAACAAACAGCTGCCGTCGTCGGAGAAGAAGCTCGGCTGGCTTCCACCT TGCGGCGCCGGTGAGCAGTGTGCGGTGCGTAAAGGAGCGAGGATCGGGAAGCTGTGTGGATGTCCCAGAGGAACGTTGTGCAACTTCAGCGTCCTGCAGTGTGCATAG
- the LOC103463149 gene encoding survival motor neuron protein-like isoform X2, translated as MICHFKEEVVVNDTEATPSETPEMSQLREAEALVEMGRREKQKEEKLDGQTDTEAVKVGAQCWAAWSEDRTVDPVMAADGERPRIRSSVYGNEEDVAGSVQRSPSATVQTQNPHPQDWKPGSRCRAVYSADGLVYPAVVLWVKDQRCRVRYDEYNNEEELDVSSLLHPDELRGPSRAAAVTKGSSWIPSSPSSNLDWRRQRRDSSKEDRGRERTSTPRDNPNMMKAGSKNENTAEKETAEKRKGDPTNIFLPPFPPPQIGSVSPLSFIPPPLPPLPPAWTVQGKEVGDCPDVGAVTNLFMLWYMCGFHTGSFLAQQRSTPPSKD; from the exons atgatttgtcattttaag GAGGAGGTTGTGGTAAACGACACCGAGGCGACCCCGAGCGAAACTCCTGAAATGTCTCAG CTCAGAGAAGCTGAAGCTTTGGTGGAGATGGGCaggagagaaaagcagaaggaagaaaagctggacggacagacagacactGAGGCAGTaaag GTGGGCGCTCAGTGTTGGGCTGCGTGGTCAGAGGACAGGACCGTCGACCCGGTGATGGCGGCTGATGGCGAGCGCCCCAGGATTCGCTCCAGTGTCTACGGCAACGAGGAGGACGTGGCCGGGAGCGTGCAGCGGAGTCCCAGCGCTACAGTGCAAACGCAGAACCCACATCCTCAG gacTGGAAGCCCGGGTCGCGTTGCCGGGCCGTTTACTCGGCCGACGGCCTGGTTTACCCCGCTGTGGTGCTGTGGGTCAAAGATCAGCGCTGCCGCGTTCGCTACGACGAGTACAACAACGAGGAGGAGCTGGACGTCAGCAGCCTGCTGCATCCTGACGAGCTGCGCGGCCCGAGCAGAGCCGCAGCCGTAACCAAG GGCAGCAGCTGGATTCCCAGTTCTCCCAGCAGCAACCTGGACtggaggagacagaggagagaCTCGAGCAAAGAAGACAGAGGACGGGAGAGGACGTCCACACCGAGAGACAATCCAAACATG atgaaagcaggATCTAAGAATGAGAACACAGCGGAGAAAGAAACCgcagagaaaaggaaaggaGACCCGACTAACATCTTCCTCCCtccgtttcctcctcctcagatCGGATCAGTG AGCCCTCTGTCCTTcatccctcctcccctccctcctcttcctcctgcctgGACGGTCCAGGGGAAGGAAGTGGGCGACTGCCCGGACGTCGGCGCCGTCACCAACCTGTTCATGCTGTGGTACATGTGTGGCTTCCACACCGGCAGCTTCCTG gctCAGCAGAGATCCACACCGCCCTCCAAAGACTAA